The sequence CCTAAAACAAACTTTACAATAGGTATTGTTGATGATGTTACTTTTACATCTCTTGAAATAGGAGAAAGATTAAATGTTGCTGACCCTTCTACTAAAGCTTGTCTATTCTTTGGACTTGGAGCAGATGGAACAGTTGGTGCAAACAAAAACTCAATAAAAATAATTGGAGATAAAACTGACTTATATGCACAAGGATACTTTGCATATGACTCTAAAAAATCTGGTGGAGTTACAAGATCACATTTAAGATTTGGTAAAAAACCTATCAGATCAACTTATTTAGTATCAAGTCCAAGCTTCGTAGCTTGTTCTGTTCCAGCTTATTTAAAACAATATGATATGACATCTGGACTTAAAAAAGGTGGAAAATTTTTATTAAATTGTGTTTGGGATAAAGATGAGGTCTTAGAACACATTCCAGATAACATTAAATATGATTTAGCAAAATCAGAATCTAAGTTCTACATTATTAATGCTACTAAACTTGCTCATGAAATTGGTTTAGGACAAAGAACAAATACAATAATGCAGTCAGCTTTCTTTAAACTAGCTGAAATCATACCTTATGAAGAAGCACAAAAATATATGAAAGAATATGCTTTAAAATCTTATGGTAGAAAAGGTGATGATGTAGTTCAACTTAACTATAAGGCAATAGATGTTGGTGCTTCTGGTTTAGTTGAAATTCCAGTTAATCCTAATTGGGCAAATTTAAAAGTTGAAGCTATACAAAAGATTGATAAAAATAATGATACATCTAATTGTAAAACTGAATTATTAACTTCTTTTGTTAAAGATATAGTCGAACCTATCAATGCTATAAAAGGAAATGATTTGCCTGTTTCTGCATTCTTAGGTAGAGAAGATGGAACATTTGAAAATGGTACTGCTGCTTTTGAAAAAAGAGGAGTTGCAGTTAATGTACCTATATGGAATTTAGATAAATGTATAGAATGTAATCAATGTGCTTATGTATGTCCACATGCAGCCATTAGAGCATTTTTAATAACAGATGAAGAAAAAGCTGCTTCTCCTGTTGAATTTGCTACAAAAAAAGCCAATGGTAAAGGATTGGAAGACTTAACTTATAGAATACAAGTTACTCCTCTTGATTGTACTGGTTGTGGTTCTTGTGCAAATGTTTGTCCTGCTAAGGCTCTTGATATGAACCCTATTGCTGTGGCATTAGAAAATCATGAAGATGAAAAAGCAGCATATATTTATAGTAAGGTAACATATAAAACTGATAAGATGCCTACTAATACAGTTAAAGGCTCTCAATTCTCTCAACCATTATTTGAATTTAATGGAGCTTGTCCAGGTTGTGGAGAAACACCATATTTGAAAGTTATCTCTCAAATGTTTGGAGATAGAATGATGGTTGCAAATGCAAGTGGATGTTCATCAGTTTATAGTGGTTCTGCTCCATCAACACCTTATACTAAAAATTGTTGTGGAGAAGGTCCTGCTTGGGCATCATCTCTATTTGAAGATAATGCTGAATATGGTTTTGGTATGCATGTTGGAGTAGAAGCTCTTCGTGATAGAATACAACATATCATGGAAGTTTCTATGGATAAGGTTACTCCTGCATTACAAGGTTTATTCCGTGAATGGATAGAAAACAGAAATTATGCTGCTAAAACAAGAGAAATAAGTCCAAAAATTTTAACTGCATTAGAAGGAAATAATGAAACTTATGCTAAGGATATCATAGGTCTAAAACAATATCTAATTAAAAAATCTCAATGGATAGTTGGTGGAGATGGTTGGGCTTATGATATAGGATATGGTGGACTTGACCATGTACTTGCATCAAAAGAAGATATAAATGTTATAGTTATGGATACAGAAGTTTATTCAAATACTGGTGGACAATCTTCTAAGGCTACACCAACTGCTGCTGTTGCAAAATTTGCTGCTGCTGGTAAACCTTTAAAGAAAAAGGATTTAGCTGCTATTTGTATGAGCTATGGTCATATCTATGTTGCACAAGTTTCTATGGGTGCTAACCAACAACAATTCTTAAAAGCTATACAGGAAGCTGAAAGCTATAATGGACCATCAATAATTATCGCTTACTCTCCTTGTATCAACCACGGAATTAAAAAAGGTATGTCAAAATCACAAACAGAAATGAAACTTGCGACTGAATGTGGATATTGGCCTATATTTAGATACAATCCATTACTTGAAAAAGATGGTAAAAATCCTTTACAATTAGATTCAAAAGAACCTAAATGGGAATTATACCAAGATTACCTAATGGGTGAAACTAGATATATGACATTAAAGAAAACAAATCCTGATGAAGCAAATGACTTATTTGAAAAAAATATGTTTGATGCTCAAAGAAGATGGAGACAATATAAGAGACTTGCAAGTTTAGATTATTCTGATGAAAAAAGATAATAACTTCCTAACATAAAAATAGAGGAAAGGCTTAGTTAGAAATTCAACTTTGCCTTTCCTTTATTTTTTATTTATAATTAATCACTTTTATCTTTTTCTCTAATCTTATCTAATTCAGATATATTAGATACTTCAATAACTTCTATTCCTTTTTCTTTAATTTTTTTCCTAAATACTGCTATTCCCATGTAAGCCATAAAAATAGATACTATTGGATTAATTAAACTTAAAAAAGCATATGGAAAATATGAAAAACTCGATACTCCTAAAGTAGCAGACTGATATGCTCCACACCCATTCCATGGAAACATTGGTGACCACAAAGAACCTCCATCTTCTAAAGTTCTTGATAAATAGTACCTTTCCAATCCCATATCATCATAAACTTTATAGTACATTCTTCCAGGTATTATATTTGCTAAGTATTGATCAGTTAAAACAAAATCACAAAGAATTCCAGTTGCAATAGTTGTAGCAACAAGACTTCCAACAGAATGAATATGTTTTACAATTCTTTCAAGTATAACTTCTGTAAATTTTGCTTTTTCTAAAATTCCTCCAAAACATAAGGCAAATATAATAAGAGAAATTGTCCATAGCATCCCATTTACTCCACCACGAGTCAGAAGTTTATCAACTATTGGAACATTAGTATTCCCAACATAACCATTTTGAAGAACATTTAATACATCTACAAAAGCTACATTTTGAAAAAACATTGCAAATATTCCTCCAACTATTGTTGCTAATAAAAGTGAAGGTATTGCTGGAATTCTTTTTATAGCTGTTACAAGTACAACTATTGGTGGAATAAGTAACCAAGGACTTATTAAAAAACTACTAGAAAGTGCATTTTTTATTAACTTTATATTTTCTAAATCAATTGAAGAAGCTTGATACCTTAAACCTATAATCAAATATAAAAGCAATGCTATTATAAAA is a genomic window of Fusobacterium nucleatum containing:
- the nifJ gene encoding pyruvate:ferredoxin (flavodoxin) oxidoreductase; this encodes MKRVMQTMDGNQAAAYASYAFTEVAGIYPITPSSPMAEYVDEWAAKGMKNIFDVPVKLVEMQSEGGAAGTVHGSLEAGALTTTYTASQGLLLKIPNMYKIAGELLPGVIHVSARSLSVQALSIFGDHQDVYATRQTGFTIMASGSVQEVMDMGTVAHLTAIKSRVPVLHFFDGFRTSHEIQKIELMDYDVCKKLVDYDEIQKFRDRALNPEHPVTRGTAQNDDIYFQTREAQNKFYDAVPDIAAYYMEEISKETGREYKPFKYRGAADADRVIVAMASVCQTAEETVDYLVEKGEKVGLVTVHLYRPFSEKYFFNVLPKTVKKIAVLERSKEQGAPGEPLLLDVKSIFYDKENAPIIVGGRYGLSSKDTTPAQIKAVFDNLLQDKPKTNFTIGIVDDVTFTSLEIGERLNVADPSTKACLFFGLGADGTVGANKNSIKIIGDKTDLYAQGYFAYDSKKSGGVTRSHLRFGKKPIRSTYLVSSPSFVACSVPAYLKQYDMTSGLKKGGKFLLNCVWDKDEVLEHIPDNIKYDLAKSESKFYIINATKLAHEIGLGQRTNTIMQSAFFKLAEIIPYEEAQKYMKEYALKSYGRKGDDVVQLNYKAIDVGASGLVEIPVNPNWANLKVEAIQKIDKNNDTSNCKTELLTSFVKDIVEPINAIKGNDLPVSAFLGREDGTFENGTAAFEKRGVAVNVPIWNLDKCIECNQCAYVCPHAAIRAFLITDEEKAASPVEFATKKANGKGLEDLTYRIQVTPLDCTGCGSCANVCPAKALDMNPIAVALENHEDEKAAYIYSKVTYKTDKMPTNTVKGSQFSQPLFEFNGACPGCGETPYLKVISQMFGDRMMVANASGCSSVYSGSAPSTPYTKNCCGEGPAWASSLFEDNAEYGFGMHVGVEALRDRIQHIMEVSMDKVTPALQGLFREWIENRNYAAKTREISPKILTALEGNNETYAKDIIGLKQYLIKKSQWIVGGDGWAYDIGYGGLDHVLASKEDINVIVMDTEVYSNTGGQSSKATPTAAVAKFAAAGKPLKKKDLAAICMSYGHIYVAQVSMGANQQQFLKAIQEAESYNGPSIIIAYSPCINHGIKKGMSKSQTEMKLATECGYWPIFRYNPLLEKDGKNPLQLDSKEPKWELYQDYLMGETRYMTLKKTNPDEANDLFEKNMFDAQRRWRQYKRLASLDYSDEKR
- the nhaC gene encoding Na+/H+ antiporter NhaC, which codes for MVPIVGMALIIVYSMLVLKIDPHIPIVISTILAGFMALKVGCTWSEISIGMIESVYRAVEALIIVMIVGMLIGSWVLAGSVPAMIYYGLELISPRFFLPTGCILCAIVSVATGSAWTSGGTIGVALMGIGTGLGINPALTAGMVISGAYFGDKISPLSDSTNVAAAAAETDLYLHVRSMMYTTVPSFIIALLLYLIIGLRYQASSIDLENIKLIKNALSSSFLISPWLLIPPIVVLVTAIKRIPAIPSLLLATIVGGIFAMFFQNVAFVDVLNVLQNGYVGNTNVPIVDKLLTRGGVNGMLWTISLIIFALCFGGILEKAKFTEVILERIVKHIHSVGSLVATTIATGILCDFVLTDQYLANIIPGRMYYKVYDDMGLERYYLSRTLEDGGSLWSPMFPWNGCGAYQSATLGVSSFSYFPYAFLSLINPIVSIFMAYMGIAVFRKKIKEKGIEVIEVSNISELDKIREKDKSD